The proteins below are encoded in one region of Halorhodospira halochloris:
- the ggt gene encoding gamma-glutamyltransferase, whose amino-acid sequence MNPSLEASWRHPWRQDLHTGADGGAGEVLRGTLKQIKHLKFKEVFEMPRPCIAISGLVILLLVGIAGCSGPSDVSTEEPESAAAKMQDGGAMLAAAHPLAADAGEQILANGGSAVDAAIAMQMVLTLVEPQSSGIGGGAFMLYHDAETGKPIAYDGREEAPAAVASDMFLDEQGAELDFFDAAAGGQSVGVPGLLRMLEMVHDKHGSMDWELLFKPAIQHAEQGFKVSSRLHSMLDHGWRLADFNAASEYFFTAEGEPLPEGYKLRNEELAASLEKIAEQGAEPFYTGELADEIVATVQEKGGKLSHADMAEYQPAKGEPLCTDFVGNQVCSIPPPSSGGIATLQILSIYAHAAAKHEPQGEADKAHLLAEASRLAFADRNTYLGDPQFVTVPLDDLLDEEYLSDRARQIAMDSSMGEAAPGLNDASARSSADRTHSTSHLVAVDKYGNVVSMTASVEMPFGSQIMVGGFMLNNQLTDFDFQPRDADGNKAPNRVEPGKRPLSSMTPVIAYNGAGEPRLAIGSPGGTRIIGYVSQRLIDIIKYDSSLEEAIQTGNIVNRNGPTELEEDTARVALAAELEERGHEVEIEELNSGLHAIYIDGEGRLHGAADPRREGEWRRVINHR is encoded by the coding sequence GTGAATCCATCCCTGGAGGCTTCATGGCGCCATCCCTGGCGCCAAGACCTCCACACCGGGGCGGATGGTGGCGCCGGCGAAGTTTTGCGAGGCACCCTTAAGCAGATTAAACATTTAAAATTTAAAGAAGTATTTGAGATGCCAAGACCCTGTATCGCTATATCGGGCTTAGTAATCCTGTTGCTAGTAGGTATCGCCGGTTGTAGCGGGCCGTCGGATGTCTCTACCGAAGAGCCAGAGTCCGCTGCGGCGAAGATGCAAGACGGCGGCGCTATGTTGGCTGCTGCGCACCCTCTAGCCGCCGATGCCGGTGAGCAAATCCTTGCCAATGGCGGCAGCGCAGTAGATGCCGCTATCGCTATGCAGATGGTCCTGACCCTAGTCGAGCCGCAGTCGAGCGGTATCGGCGGCGGCGCCTTTATGCTCTACCACGACGCCGAGACCGGTAAACCGATTGCCTACGACGGGCGTGAAGAGGCCCCGGCAGCGGTGGCAAGCGATATGTTCCTGGATGAGCAGGGCGCTGAGCTAGATTTTTTCGACGCCGCGGCGGGCGGTCAATCTGTCGGGGTGCCGGGCCTGCTGCGTATGCTTGAGATGGTCCATGATAAGCACGGCTCAATGGACTGGGAACTGCTGTTTAAGCCTGCCATCCAACACGCCGAGCAGGGCTTTAAGGTCTCGTCGCGGCTGCACTCTATGCTCGATCACGGCTGGCGTTTGGCAGATTTTAATGCCGCCTCAGAGTACTTCTTCACCGCCGAGGGCGAGCCGCTGCCCGAGGGGTATAAGCTGCGCAATGAAGAGCTCGCCGCCAGCCTGGAAAAGATCGCTGAGCAGGGGGCTGAACCCTTCTATACCGGTGAGCTAGCGGATGAGATAGTCGCTACGGTGCAGGAGAAGGGCGGTAAGCTCAGCCACGCGGATATGGCCGAGTACCAGCCGGCAAAGGGTGAGCCGCTTTGCACCGACTTCGTCGGCAACCAGGTCTGCAGCATACCGCCGCCGAGCAGCGGCGGCATCGCCACGTTGCAAATACTGAGCATCTACGCCCACGCCGCGGCCAAGCACGAGCCACAGGGCGAAGCCGATAAGGCGCACTTGCTCGCCGAAGCGTCGCGGTTAGCCTTCGCCGATCGCAACACCTACCTGGGTGACCCGCAGTTCGTTACGGTGCCGTTAGATGATCTGCTGGATGAGGAGTACCTATCTGACAGGGCGCGACAGATCGCTATGGACAGTTCCATGGGCGAGGCTGCCCCAGGGTTGAATGATGCTAGTGCTCGCTCCAGTGCAGACAGGACCCACTCCACGTCACACCTCGTAGCAGTAGACAAATATGGCAACGTGGTTTCAATGACCGCCTCGGTGGAGATGCCGTTTGGCTCGCAGATCATGGTCGGCGGCTTTATGCTAAATAACCAGCTTACCGACTTCGACTTTCAGCCCCGCGATGCTGACGGTAACAAGGCCCCTAATCGGGTTGAGCCGGGCAAACGGCCGCTTAGCTCTATGACGCCGGTGATTGCCTATAATGGCGCTGGCGAACCGCGCCTTGCGATCGGCTCTCCCGGAGGAACGCGGATTATAGGCTACGTTTCGCAACGGTTAATAGATATCATCAAATACGATAGTTCATTAGAAGAGGCTATTCAAACGGGGAACATCGTAAATCGTAATGGGCCGACTGAATTAGAGGAAGATACAGCCCGTGTTGCTTTAGCTGCAGAGCTAGAAGAACGTGGCCATGAGGTAGAGATTGAAGAGTTAAATAGCGGCCTGCACGCCATCTATATAGATGGCGAAGGCCGTTTACACGGGGCAGCGGATCCGCGCCGTGAGGGCGAGTGGCGGCGGGTCATTAATCACAGATAA
- a CDS encoding alginate export family protein, producing MRTVTVAMGGALAIVLVSTDAAAAEQGGSGWEWGGDFRSRVTLLDEVPYVHPETSEHAEHNQLFNRNRTRIWTEYEITPDVRFHARLMNEFFWGDRGRDYGDIQEDREPLSEVLPDLLYVDVDNLADGNMHLRLGRQEMIYGNGRIMLNGTPRDGSRTLFVNAAKLSLDLYPDHQVDLFAIYNEDEDSLTINSQSSLDLIEHDEMAVGFYGQSQVPEQWPFEYHWIYKHEDRDSDSADFQTIGGRVFPTFGEWSLNLELAIQQGEKGDQDIASEMIDASLTYRPQLAGNLEPALSGGYYYLSGNDADSDEREDWFPVFSRWPQLSELYLYSFVGTDHGVGGWSNLHAPFIGADIGLGGKTNLELRYHLLLADEKDGQGDGDERGGLTTINLAMQFTEDLETHLRLEHLAVGDYYPDDAEDAWFARAHLQYSF from the coding sequence ATGCGTACAGTCACAGTGGCGATGGGCGGGGCGTTGGCGATAGTTCTGGTTAGCACTGATGCCGCAGCGGCGGAGCAGGGCGGTTCGGGTTGGGAGTGGGGCGGGGACTTTCGTTCTCGGGTTACCCTATTAGATGAGGTTCCTTACGTACATCCAGAGACCTCTGAGCACGCTGAACACAACCAACTGTTTAACCGTAACCGCACCCGCATCTGGACTGAATATGAAATCACTCCAGATGTCAGATTCCATGCGCGCTTGATGAATGAGTTCTTCTGGGGCGACCGTGGCCGTGATTACGGCGATATTCAGGAAGATCGCGAACCGTTGAGCGAGGTCCTCCCCGATCTGCTCTACGTTGATGTAGATAACCTTGCGGATGGCAATATGCACCTGCGCCTCGGTCGTCAGGAGATGATCTACGGCAACGGTCGCATTATGCTCAACGGCACCCCAAGGGACGGTTCTCGCACCCTGTTCGTCAACGCGGCCAAACTCAGCTTAGATCTGTACCCTGATCATCAAGTAGATCTCTTTGCAATCTATAATGAGGATGAGGATTCGCTGACTATAAATAGCCAATCCAGCCTTGATCTTATTGAGCATGATGAGATGGCGGTTGGCTTTTATGGGCAGAGCCAGGTGCCTGAGCAGTGGCCTTTTGAGTACCACTGGATTTATAAACACGAAGACCGTGACTCGGATTCAGCAGATTTTCAAACTATCGGCGGGCGGGTCTTCCCCACTTTCGGTGAGTGGTCGCTTAATCTGGAATTGGCGATACAGCAAGGAGAAAAGGGCGATCAAGATATTGCAAGTGAGATGATCGATGCCTCACTCACTTATCGCCCTCAGCTTGCAGGTAATTTAGAACCGGCGCTTAGTGGCGGTTACTACTACCTCTCCGGCAACGACGCTGACTCGGATGAGCGCGAGGACTGGTTTCCGGTCTTCTCGCGCTGGCCGCAATTGAGCGAACTATACCTATATTCTTTTGTTGGTACGGACCATGGTGTCGGCGGCTGGAGTAATCTCCACGCCCCGTTTATCGGTGCCGATATCGGATTGGGTGGCAAAACAAACCTAGAACTGCGTTATCATCTGCTGCTTGCCGATGAAAAAGACGGTCAAGGTGATGGCGACGAACGTGGTGGCCTTACTACAATAAATTTGGCCATGCAGTTTACTGAAGACCTGGAAACCCATTTACGCCTTGAGCATCTAGCCGTAGGAGATTACTACCCGGATGATGCCGAGGATGCCTGGTTTGCCCGGGCCCATTTACAATATAGCTTTTAA